From a region of the Betta splendens chromosome 5, fBetSpl5.4, whole genome shotgun sequence genome:
- the rereb gene encoding arginine-glutamic acid dipeptide repeats protein isoform X1: MDDLFSPRRSLNNTQGEIRVGPSHQAKLPELQPRPAPALQSQTESEELMWTPGVNDCDLLMYLRAARSMAAFAGMCDGGSTEDGCLAASRDDTTLNALNMLHASHYDAAKALQRLVKKPLPKLIEKCWSEDDVKRFIKGLRQYGKNFFRIRKDFLPSKKTGELITFYYHWKKTPEAAGTRAYRQQRRQPSSRKAKTRSAAPPVSTPSRNYSTVDASSASEDDLDSEDSEQDVKCCSHCGATRSKDWHQGGRHNPILCTTCRTYENKHGCLPPSLKSAGAPFMFKPVKEEEEVNSKHGMRTRRSRAPQLSSLRSGHRRLTGSPTSEDQQLCNQPSPSRVTSNSLRSSSMDNKSESKNKRTNKKIKEEITSPKTTKRTRESPVQELDETEKVTPKRPKTQGSRSEAEAEEESSSESRSAQDDGSSDTKDIDQDNRSSSPSIPSPQPGNESDSDSSAQPNAVPPEPVAPAAVLADTVLQSLPSQVPPATPQSPQSIPTADPGHSPSLPSSDPPQQSTARPQLPSHTLSAPAPLPLGHDSSVPPAFQVPPALSSAHAPRPSPFFRESQLPQPPLSGPQIKPPPTTPIPPSHKQLPHQSPTPFPQMPSNLPPPPALKPLNSLPNQHPPGAPPPPLQLMPQSMQSLPTQLPVISQVQSHPGKSMTASHPPAGAITSVTSAAPSAIGPVPSLQPSLPPLSLRPSPSSTSEGQHIQIKEEPLDELDEAESPPPPPRSPSPEPTIINMASHASQSARFIKHLDRGYNTCARTDLFFTPLSSSKLAKKREEAMEKSKREAELSARQEREREKDREREREADRNARASNSSHDSRMSDVQMTAQSHGRSSFEQPPTTVAAVHPYIGPDTPALRTLSEYARPHVMSPSNRNHPFYVSLSPGDSLIPYPMPGLYSAEPSLRERELRNLRERELRERMKPGFEVKPPDLETLHPSANPMEHFARHGALALPHIPGPPHPFAPFHPGLNHLERERMALAGPQLRPELGYAERLTAERLHAERMASVATDPAARLQMLNVTPHHHQHSHIHSHLHLHQQDPLGQGSSPHPLVDPLAAGPRLARFPFPTGPIPNPLLSDLPHEHEMLRHPLFGAAYPRELQGPIPQMSAAHQLQAMHAQSAELQRMAMEQQWLHGHHLHGGPLPSQEDYYSRLKKEGDKPS; the protein is encoded by the exons ATGGACGACCTGTTCAGTCCGCGGAG GAGCCTGAACAACACACAGGGCGAGATAAGAGTGGGTCCAAGTCATCAG GCCAAgctcccagagctgcagcctcgtcctgctcctgctttacagagtcagacagagagcgaggagCTGATGTGGACCCCGGGGGTCAATGACTGTGACCTCCTCATGTACCTTAGAGCTGCAAG GAGCATGGCAGCTTTTGCAGGGATGTGCGACGGTGGATCCACAGAGGATGGATGTTTAGCAGCCTCTCGTGATGATACCACGCTGAATGCTCTCAACATG CTACATGCAAGTCATTATGATGCAGCAAAGGCTCTTCAGCGCTTGGTTAAAAAGCCGCTGCCGAAGCTTATAGAGAAATGCTGGTCGGAGGATGATGTG aaacgaTTCATCAAAGGCCTCAGACAGTATGGAAAGAATTTCTTCCGCATCCGAAAAGACTTTCTGCCCAGTAAAAAGACT GGAGAGCTGATCACTTTCTACTACCACTGGAAGAAAACCCCTGAGGCTGCAGGAACGAGGGCTTACCGGCAGCAGCGCCGGCAGCCGTCCTCTCGTAAGGCAAAGACCCGCTCTGCTGCGCCTCCCGTGAGCACTCCTTCCCGAAATTATTCAA CAGTGGATGCAAGTTCTGCCAGTGAGGATGATCTCGATAGTGAAGACAGTGAACAAGATGTCAAgtgctgcagccactgtggTGCAACAA GGTCTAAAGATTGGCACCAAGGGGGAAGACACAATCCTATACTGTGCACAACGTGTCGCACATACGAAAACAAACATGGATGTCTGCCACCCTCTCTGAAATCTGCAGGCGCTCCATTCATGTTTAAACCTGttaaggaagaggaggaggtgaacagCAAGCATGGCATGAGGACACGGAGAAGCAGAGCACCG CAGCTGTCATCTTTAAGAAGTGGCCACCGGAGGCTCACAGGCTCCCCCACCAGTGAGGATCAGCAGCTCTGTAACCAGCCTTCACCCAGCAGAGTGACTTCTAACTCTCTAAGATCATCTTCCATGGACAACAAGAGTGAGTCCAAAAACAAGAGGACAAACAAG AAAATAAAAGAGGAGATAACCTCACCAAAGACAACAAAACGTACAAGGGAGAGTCCAGTGCAAGAGCTTGATGAGACTGAAAAAGTTACACCTAAAAGGCCAAAGACGCAG GGCTCTCGGtcagaagctgaagcagaggaggagagctctTCAGAAAGCCGCAGCGCACAGGATGATGGCAGTAGTGACACCAAAGACATTGATCAGGACAACCGAAGCTCCTCCCCCAGCATTCCCAGCCCCCAGCCAGGCAATGAGAGTGATTCTGACTCATCTGCCCAGCCGAACGCTGTCCCACCGGAGCCTGTGgcccctgctgctgtgttggCTGACACAGTCCTGCAGTCCCTCCCCTCTCAGGTTCCCCCCGCCACTCCTCAGTCACCGCAAAGTATCCCCACTGCTGATCCAGGTCATAGCCCCTCTCTTCCTTCTTCAGACCCCCCTCAGCAAAGCACTGCTCGCCCACAGCTTCCCTCACACACTCTTTCTGCTCCGGCTCCTCTACCACTGGGGCACGACTCTTCTGTTCCTCCAGCTTTTCAGGTCCCACCTGCTCTCAGCTCTGCACATGCCCCACGACCTTCACCATTCTTTAGGGAGTCTCAgctccctcagcctcctctgtctGGCCCACAAATCAAGCCTCCACCCACAACCCCAATTCCACCATCGCACAAACAGCTACCACACCAGTCTCCTACACCTTTCCCCCAGATGCCTTCCAATCTCCCCCCTCCACCTGCCCTAAAGCCCCTTAATTCTCTGCCCAACCAGCATCCGCCAggtgctccacctcctcctcttcagctcatGCCACAGTCAATGCAGTCACTTCCAACCCAACTCCCAGTGATCTCTCAGGTGCAGAGCCACCCTGGCAAAAGCATGACTGCTTCCCACCCACCCGCTGGAGCCATAACCTCTGTCACCTCTGCAGCGCCTTCTGCTATAGGCCCTGTGCCAAGCCTTCAGCCGTCCCTCCCACCCCTTTCTCTGAGACCCTCACCGAGCAGCACCTCAGAGGGGCAACACATTCAGATTAAAGAGGAGCCGCTGGATGAGCTGGATGAGGCTGAGagcccacctcctcctcctcggagccCCTCACCTGAACCCACCATTATTAATATGGCAAGCCATGCCAGCCAGTCTGCACG GTTTATCAAACATTTGGATCGTGGTTACAACACCTGTGCTAGAACAGACTTGTTCTTCACTCCGCTTTCATCCTCCAAACTGGCcaagaagagggaggaggctATGGAAAAGTCTAAAAGGGAGGCCGAGCTCAGTGCTCGGCAGGAACGGGAGAGGGAAAAGGACAGAGAGCGTGAAAGGGAGGCAGACAGAAATGCT AGAGCCTCCAACTCGTCTCATGACAGTCGTATGAGTGATGTCCAGATGACAGCTCAGAGTCATGGACGCTCCTCCTTTGAGCAGCCGCCCACCACAGTAGCTGCAGTCCACCCCTACATTGGCCCAGATACACCAGCTCTGCGCACCCTGAGTGAATACGCTCGACCCCACGTCATGTCCCCCAGCAACCGCAACCATCCTTTTTACGTATCCCTGAGCCCCGGTGACTCTTTGATACCATACCCCATGCCCGGTTTGTACAGTGCCGAACCCAGCCTGAGAGAGCGTGAGCTGAGgaatctgagagagagagagctccgTGAAAGGATGAAGCCCGGCTTTGAGGTAAAGCCTCCAGACCTTGAAACTCTGCATCCCTCAGCCAACCCTATGGAGCACTTTGCCAGACATGGTGCGTTGGCTCTTCCACACATTCCTGGACCACCCCACCCATTTGCACCTTTCCATCCTGGGCTGAACCATTTGGAGCGGGAGAGGATGGCATTGGCAGGTCCCCAGCTACGCCCAGAGCTGGGTTACGCCGAACGACTCACTGCAGAGCGACTACATGCAGAGAGGATGGCCTCTGTGGCAACTGACCCTGCTGCAAGGCTGCAGATGCTCAATGTGActcctcatcatcaccagcaCTCTCACATTCACTCGCACCTCCACCTACACCAACAGGACCCCCTCGGTCAGG GTTCTAGTCCTCATCCTCTAGTGGACCCCCTGGCAGCAGGTCCTCGTTTAGCCCGATTCCCCTTTCCTACTGGCCCAATACCCAACCCTTTACTCAGTGATCTTCCTCATGAACATGAGATGCTGCGCCACCCACTTTTTG GTGCTGCATACCCACGAGAGTTGCAGGGCCCAATTCCTCAGATGTCTGCTGCTCACCAGCTCCAAGCTATGCATGCTcagtctgcagagctgcagaggatggCTATGGAGCAGCAGTGGCTGCATGGACATCACCTGCATGGAGGCCCTCTACCAAGTCAAGAAGATTATTACAG CCGCTTGAAGAAAGAAGGTGACAAGCCATCTTGA
- the rereb gene encoding arginine-glutamic acid dipeptide repeats protein isoform X3 — protein sequence MDDLFSPRRSLNNTQGEIRVGPSHQAKLPELQPRPAPALQSQTESEELMWTPGVNDCDLLMYLRAARSMAAFAGMCDGGSTEDGCLAASRDDTTLNALNMLHASHYDAAKALQRLVKKPLPKLIEKCWSEDDVKRFIKGLRQYGKNFFRIRKDFLPSKKTGELITFYYHWKKTPEAAGTRAYRQQRRQPSSRKAKTRSAAPPVSTPSRNYSTVDASSASEDDLDSEDSEQDVKCCSHCGATRSKDWHQGGRHNPILCTTCRTYENKHGCLPPSLKSAGAPFMFKPVKEEEEVNSKHGMRTRRSRAPLSSLRSGHRRLTGSPTSEDQQLCNQPSPSRVTSNSLRSSSMDNKSESKNKRTNKKIKEEITSPKTTKRTRESPVQELDETEKVTPKRPKTQGSRSEAEAEEESSSESRSAQDDGSSDTKDIDQDNRSSSPSIPSPQPGNESDSDSSAQPNAVPPEPVAPAAVLADTVLQSLPSQVPPATPQSPQSIPTADPGHSPSLPSSDPPQQSTARPQLPSHTLSAPAPLPLGHDSSVPPAFQVPPALSSAHAPRPSPFFRESQLPQPPLSGPQIKPPPTTPIPPSHKQLPHQSPTPFPQMPSNLPPPPALKPLNSLPNQHPPGAPPPPLQLMPQSMQSLPTQLPVISQVQSHPGKSMTASHPPAGAITSVTSAAPSAIGPVPSLQPSLPPLSLRPSPSSTSEGQHIQIKEEPLDELDEAESPPPPPRSPSPEPTIINMASHASQSARFIKHLDRGYNTCARTDLFFTPLSSSKLAKKREEAMEKSKREAELSARQEREREKDREREREADRNARASNSSHDSRMSDVQMTAQSHGRSSFEQPPTTVAAVHPYIGPDTPALRTLSEYARPHVMSPSNRNHPFYVSLSPGDSLIPYPMPGLYSAEPSLRERELRNLRERELRERMKPGFEVKPPDLETLHPSANPMEHFARHGALALPHIPGPPHPFAPFHPGLNHLERERMALAGPQLRPELGYAERLTAERLHAERMASVATDPAARLQMLNVTPHHHQHSHIHSHLHLHQQDPLGQGSSPHPLVDPLAAGPRLARFPFPTGPIPNPLLSDLPHEHEMLRHPLFGAAYPRELQGPIPQMSAAHQLQAMHAQSAELQRMAMEQQWLHGHHLHGGPLPSQEDYYSRLKKEGDKPS from the exons ATGGACGACCTGTTCAGTCCGCGGAG GAGCCTGAACAACACACAGGGCGAGATAAGAGTGGGTCCAAGTCATCAG GCCAAgctcccagagctgcagcctcgtcctgctcctgctttacagagtcagacagagagcgaggagCTGATGTGGACCCCGGGGGTCAATGACTGTGACCTCCTCATGTACCTTAGAGCTGCAAG GAGCATGGCAGCTTTTGCAGGGATGTGCGACGGTGGATCCACAGAGGATGGATGTTTAGCAGCCTCTCGTGATGATACCACGCTGAATGCTCTCAACATG CTACATGCAAGTCATTATGATGCAGCAAAGGCTCTTCAGCGCTTGGTTAAAAAGCCGCTGCCGAAGCTTATAGAGAAATGCTGGTCGGAGGATGATGTG aaacgaTTCATCAAAGGCCTCAGACAGTATGGAAAGAATTTCTTCCGCATCCGAAAAGACTTTCTGCCCAGTAAAAAGACT GGAGAGCTGATCACTTTCTACTACCACTGGAAGAAAACCCCTGAGGCTGCAGGAACGAGGGCTTACCGGCAGCAGCGCCGGCAGCCGTCCTCTCGTAAGGCAAAGACCCGCTCTGCTGCGCCTCCCGTGAGCACTCCTTCCCGAAATTATTCAA CAGTGGATGCAAGTTCTGCCAGTGAGGATGATCTCGATAGTGAAGACAGTGAACAAGATGTCAAgtgctgcagccactgtggTGCAACAA GGTCTAAAGATTGGCACCAAGGGGGAAGACACAATCCTATACTGTGCACAACGTGTCGCACATACGAAAACAAACATGGATGTCTGCCACCCTCTCTGAAATCTGCAGGCGCTCCATTCATGTTTAAACCTGttaaggaagaggaggaggtgaacagCAAGCATGGCATGAGGACACGGAGAAGCAGAGCACCG CTGTCATCTTTAAGAAGTGGCCACCGGAGGCTCACAGGCTCCCCCACCAGTGAGGATCAGCAGCTCTGTAACCAGCCTTCACCCAGCAGAGTGACTTCTAACTCTCTAAGATCATCTTCCATGGACAACAAGAGTGAGTCCAAAAACAAGAGGACAAACAAG AAAATAAAAGAGGAGATAACCTCACCAAAGACAACAAAACGTACAAGGGAGAGTCCAGTGCAAGAGCTTGATGAGACTGAAAAAGTTACACCTAAAAGGCCAAAGACGCAG GGCTCTCGGtcagaagctgaagcagaggaggagagctctTCAGAAAGCCGCAGCGCACAGGATGATGGCAGTAGTGACACCAAAGACATTGATCAGGACAACCGAAGCTCCTCCCCCAGCATTCCCAGCCCCCAGCCAGGCAATGAGAGTGATTCTGACTCATCTGCCCAGCCGAACGCTGTCCCACCGGAGCCTGTGgcccctgctgctgtgttggCTGACACAGTCCTGCAGTCCCTCCCCTCTCAGGTTCCCCCCGCCACTCCTCAGTCACCGCAAAGTATCCCCACTGCTGATCCAGGTCATAGCCCCTCTCTTCCTTCTTCAGACCCCCCTCAGCAAAGCACTGCTCGCCCACAGCTTCCCTCACACACTCTTTCTGCTCCGGCTCCTCTACCACTGGGGCACGACTCTTCTGTTCCTCCAGCTTTTCAGGTCCCACCTGCTCTCAGCTCTGCACATGCCCCACGACCTTCACCATTCTTTAGGGAGTCTCAgctccctcagcctcctctgtctGGCCCACAAATCAAGCCTCCACCCACAACCCCAATTCCACCATCGCACAAACAGCTACCACACCAGTCTCCTACACCTTTCCCCCAGATGCCTTCCAATCTCCCCCCTCCACCTGCCCTAAAGCCCCTTAATTCTCTGCCCAACCAGCATCCGCCAggtgctccacctcctcctcttcagctcatGCCACAGTCAATGCAGTCACTTCCAACCCAACTCCCAGTGATCTCTCAGGTGCAGAGCCACCCTGGCAAAAGCATGACTGCTTCCCACCCACCCGCTGGAGCCATAACCTCTGTCACCTCTGCAGCGCCTTCTGCTATAGGCCCTGTGCCAAGCCTTCAGCCGTCCCTCCCACCCCTTTCTCTGAGACCCTCACCGAGCAGCACCTCAGAGGGGCAACACATTCAGATTAAAGAGGAGCCGCTGGATGAGCTGGATGAGGCTGAGagcccacctcctcctcctcggagccCCTCACCTGAACCCACCATTATTAATATGGCAAGCCATGCCAGCCAGTCTGCACG GTTTATCAAACATTTGGATCGTGGTTACAACACCTGTGCTAGAACAGACTTGTTCTTCACTCCGCTTTCATCCTCCAAACTGGCcaagaagagggaggaggctATGGAAAAGTCTAAAAGGGAGGCCGAGCTCAGTGCTCGGCAGGAACGGGAGAGGGAAAAGGACAGAGAGCGTGAAAGGGAGGCAGACAGAAATGCT AGAGCCTCCAACTCGTCTCATGACAGTCGTATGAGTGATGTCCAGATGACAGCTCAGAGTCATGGACGCTCCTCCTTTGAGCAGCCGCCCACCACAGTAGCTGCAGTCCACCCCTACATTGGCCCAGATACACCAGCTCTGCGCACCCTGAGTGAATACGCTCGACCCCACGTCATGTCCCCCAGCAACCGCAACCATCCTTTTTACGTATCCCTGAGCCCCGGTGACTCTTTGATACCATACCCCATGCCCGGTTTGTACAGTGCCGAACCCAGCCTGAGAGAGCGTGAGCTGAGgaatctgagagagagagagctccgTGAAAGGATGAAGCCCGGCTTTGAGGTAAAGCCTCCAGACCTTGAAACTCTGCATCCCTCAGCCAACCCTATGGAGCACTTTGCCAGACATGGTGCGTTGGCTCTTCCACACATTCCTGGACCACCCCACCCATTTGCACCTTTCCATCCTGGGCTGAACCATTTGGAGCGGGAGAGGATGGCATTGGCAGGTCCCCAGCTACGCCCAGAGCTGGGTTACGCCGAACGACTCACTGCAGAGCGACTACATGCAGAGAGGATGGCCTCTGTGGCAACTGACCCTGCTGCAAGGCTGCAGATGCTCAATGTGActcctcatcatcaccagcaCTCTCACATTCACTCGCACCTCCACCTACACCAACAGGACCCCCTCGGTCAGG GTTCTAGTCCTCATCCTCTAGTGGACCCCCTGGCAGCAGGTCCTCGTTTAGCCCGATTCCCCTTTCCTACTGGCCCAATACCCAACCCTTTACTCAGTGATCTTCCTCATGAACATGAGATGCTGCGCCACCCACTTTTTG GTGCTGCATACCCACGAGAGTTGCAGGGCCCAATTCCTCAGATGTCTGCTGCTCACCAGCTCCAAGCTATGCATGCTcagtctgcagagctgcagaggatggCTATGGAGCAGCAGTGGCTGCATGGACATCACCTGCATGGAGGCCCTCTACCAAGTCAAGAAGATTATTACAG CCGCTTGAAGAAAGAAGGTGACAAGCCATCTTGA
- the rereb gene encoding arginine-glutamic acid dipeptide repeats protein isoform X2, which yields MDDLFSPRRSLNNTQGEIRVGPSHQAKLPELQPRPAPALQSQTESEELMWTPGVNDCDLLMYLRAARSMAAFAGMCDGGSTEDGCLAASRDDTTLNALNMLHASHYDAAKALQRLVKKPLPKLIEKCWSEDDVKRFIKGLRQYGKNFFRIRKDFLPSKKTGELITFYYHWKKTPEAAGTRAYRQQRRQPSSRKAKTRSAAPPVSTPSRNYSMDASSASEDDLDSEDSEQDVKCCSHCGATRSKDWHQGGRHNPILCTTCRTYENKHGCLPPSLKSAGAPFMFKPVKEEEEVNSKHGMRTRRSRAPQLSSLRSGHRRLTGSPTSEDQQLCNQPSPSRVTSNSLRSSSMDNKSESKNKRTNKKIKEEITSPKTTKRTRESPVQELDETEKVTPKRPKTQGSRSEAEAEEESSSESRSAQDDGSSDTKDIDQDNRSSSPSIPSPQPGNESDSDSSAQPNAVPPEPVAPAAVLADTVLQSLPSQVPPATPQSPQSIPTADPGHSPSLPSSDPPQQSTARPQLPSHTLSAPAPLPLGHDSSVPPAFQVPPALSSAHAPRPSPFFRESQLPQPPLSGPQIKPPPTTPIPPSHKQLPHQSPTPFPQMPSNLPPPPALKPLNSLPNQHPPGAPPPPLQLMPQSMQSLPTQLPVISQVQSHPGKSMTASHPPAGAITSVTSAAPSAIGPVPSLQPSLPPLSLRPSPSSTSEGQHIQIKEEPLDELDEAESPPPPPRSPSPEPTIINMASHASQSARFIKHLDRGYNTCARTDLFFTPLSSSKLAKKREEAMEKSKREAELSARQEREREKDREREREADRNARASNSSHDSRMSDVQMTAQSHGRSSFEQPPTTVAAVHPYIGPDTPALRTLSEYARPHVMSPSNRNHPFYVSLSPGDSLIPYPMPGLYSAEPSLRERELRNLRERELRERMKPGFEVKPPDLETLHPSANPMEHFARHGALALPHIPGPPHPFAPFHPGLNHLERERMALAGPQLRPELGYAERLTAERLHAERMASVATDPAARLQMLNVTPHHHQHSHIHSHLHLHQQDPLGQGSSPHPLVDPLAAGPRLARFPFPTGPIPNPLLSDLPHEHEMLRHPLFGAAYPRELQGPIPQMSAAHQLQAMHAQSAELQRMAMEQQWLHGHHLHGGPLPSQEDYYSRLKKEGDKPS from the exons ATGGACGACCTGTTCAGTCCGCGGAG GAGCCTGAACAACACACAGGGCGAGATAAGAGTGGGTCCAAGTCATCAG GCCAAgctcccagagctgcagcctcgtcctgctcctgctttacagagtcagacagagagcgaggagCTGATGTGGACCCCGGGGGTCAATGACTGTGACCTCCTCATGTACCTTAGAGCTGCAAG GAGCATGGCAGCTTTTGCAGGGATGTGCGACGGTGGATCCACAGAGGATGGATGTTTAGCAGCCTCTCGTGATGATACCACGCTGAATGCTCTCAACATG CTACATGCAAGTCATTATGATGCAGCAAAGGCTCTTCAGCGCTTGGTTAAAAAGCCGCTGCCGAAGCTTATAGAGAAATGCTGGTCGGAGGATGATGTG aaacgaTTCATCAAAGGCCTCAGACAGTATGGAAAGAATTTCTTCCGCATCCGAAAAGACTTTCTGCCCAGTAAAAAGACT GGAGAGCTGATCACTTTCTACTACCACTGGAAGAAAACCCCTGAGGCTGCAGGAACGAGGGCTTACCGGCAGCAGCGCCGGCAGCCGTCCTCTCGTAAGGCAAAGACCCGCTCTGCTGCGCCTCCCGTGAGCACTCCTTCCCGAAATTATTCAA TGGATGCAAGTTCTGCCAGTGAGGATGATCTCGATAGTGAAGACAGTGAACAAGATGTCAAgtgctgcagccactgtggTGCAACAA GGTCTAAAGATTGGCACCAAGGGGGAAGACACAATCCTATACTGTGCACAACGTGTCGCACATACGAAAACAAACATGGATGTCTGCCACCCTCTCTGAAATCTGCAGGCGCTCCATTCATGTTTAAACCTGttaaggaagaggaggaggtgaacagCAAGCATGGCATGAGGACACGGAGAAGCAGAGCACCG CAGCTGTCATCTTTAAGAAGTGGCCACCGGAGGCTCACAGGCTCCCCCACCAGTGAGGATCAGCAGCTCTGTAACCAGCCTTCACCCAGCAGAGTGACTTCTAACTCTCTAAGATCATCTTCCATGGACAACAAGAGTGAGTCCAAAAACAAGAGGACAAACAAG AAAATAAAAGAGGAGATAACCTCACCAAAGACAACAAAACGTACAAGGGAGAGTCCAGTGCAAGAGCTTGATGAGACTGAAAAAGTTACACCTAAAAGGCCAAAGACGCAG GGCTCTCGGtcagaagctgaagcagaggaggagagctctTCAGAAAGCCGCAGCGCACAGGATGATGGCAGTAGTGACACCAAAGACATTGATCAGGACAACCGAAGCTCCTCCCCCAGCATTCCCAGCCCCCAGCCAGGCAATGAGAGTGATTCTGACTCATCTGCCCAGCCGAACGCTGTCCCACCGGAGCCTGTGgcccctgctgctgtgttggCTGACACAGTCCTGCAGTCCCTCCCCTCTCAGGTTCCCCCCGCCACTCCTCAGTCACCGCAAAGTATCCCCACTGCTGATCCAGGTCATAGCCCCTCTCTTCCTTCTTCAGACCCCCCTCAGCAAAGCACTGCTCGCCCACAGCTTCCCTCACACACTCTTTCTGCTCCGGCTCCTCTACCACTGGGGCACGACTCTTCTGTTCCTCCAGCTTTTCAGGTCCCACCTGCTCTCAGCTCTGCACATGCCCCACGACCTTCACCATTCTTTAGGGAGTCTCAgctccctcagcctcctctgtctGGCCCACAAATCAAGCCTCCACCCACAACCCCAATTCCACCATCGCACAAACAGCTACCACACCAGTCTCCTACACCTTTCCCCCAGATGCCTTCCAATCTCCCCCCTCCACCTGCCCTAAAGCCCCTTAATTCTCTGCCCAACCAGCATCCGCCAggtgctccacctcctcctcttcagctcatGCCACAGTCAATGCAGTCACTTCCAACCCAACTCCCAGTGATCTCTCAGGTGCAGAGCCACCCTGGCAAAAGCATGACTGCTTCCCACCCACCCGCTGGAGCCATAACCTCTGTCACCTCTGCAGCGCCTTCTGCTATAGGCCCTGTGCCAAGCCTTCAGCCGTCCCTCCCACCCCTTTCTCTGAGACCCTCACCGAGCAGCACCTCAGAGGGGCAACACATTCAGATTAAAGAGGAGCCGCTGGATGAGCTGGATGAGGCTGAGagcccacctcctcctcctcggagccCCTCACCTGAACCCACCATTATTAATATGGCAAGCCATGCCAGCCAGTCTGCACG GTTTATCAAACATTTGGATCGTGGTTACAACACCTGTGCTAGAACAGACTTGTTCTTCACTCCGCTTTCATCCTCCAAACTGGCcaagaagagggaggaggctATGGAAAAGTCTAAAAGGGAGGCCGAGCTCAGTGCTCGGCAGGAACGGGAGAGGGAAAAGGACAGAGAGCGTGAAAGGGAGGCAGACAGAAATGCT AGAGCCTCCAACTCGTCTCATGACAGTCGTATGAGTGATGTCCAGATGACAGCTCAGAGTCATGGACGCTCCTCCTTTGAGCAGCCGCCCACCACAGTAGCTGCAGTCCACCCCTACATTGGCCCAGATACACCAGCTCTGCGCACCCTGAGTGAATACGCTCGACCCCACGTCATGTCCCCCAGCAACCGCAACCATCCTTTTTACGTATCCCTGAGCCCCGGTGACTCTTTGATACCATACCCCATGCCCGGTTTGTACAGTGCCGAACCCAGCCTGAGAGAGCGTGAGCTGAGgaatctgagagagagagagctccgTGAAAGGATGAAGCCCGGCTTTGAGGTAAAGCCTCCAGACCTTGAAACTCTGCATCCCTCAGCCAACCCTATGGAGCACTTTGCCAGACATGGTGCGTTGGCTCTTCCACACATTCCTGGACCACCCCACCCATTTGCACCTTTCCATCCTGGGCTGAACCATTTGGAGCGGGAGAGGATGGCATTGGCAGGTCCCCAGCTACGCCCAGAGCTGGGTTACGCCGAACGACTCACTGCAGAGCGACTACATGCAGAGAGGATGGCCTCTGTGGCAACTGACCCTGCTGCAAGGCTGCAGATGCTCAATGTGActcctcatcatcaccagcaCTCTCACATTCACTCGCACCTCCACCTACACCAACAGGACCCCCTCGGTCAGG GTTCTAGTCCTCATCCTCTAGTGGACCCCCTGGCAGCAGGTCCTCGTTTAGCCCGATTCCCCTTTCCTACTGGCCCAATACCCAACCCTTTACTCAGTGATCTTCCTCATGAACATGAGATGCTGCGCCACCCACTTTTTG GTGCTGCATACCCACGAGAGTTGCAGGGCCCAATTCCTCAGATGTCTGCTGCTCACCAGCTCCAAGCTATGCATGCTcagtctgcagagctgcagaggatggCTATGGAGCAGCAGTGGCTGCATGGACATCACCTGCATGGAGGCCCTCTACCAAGTCAAGAAGATTATTACAG CCGCTTGAAGAAAGAAGGTGACAAGCCATCTTGA